A region from the Actinoplanes sp. OR16 genome encodes:
- a CDS encoding co-chaperone GroES: MLHDRVLVRQDGGEGERRSTAGIVIPATASMGRRLSWATAVGVGPNVRSIVVGDRVLFDPDDRSEVELHGKGYVLLRERDVHAVAATRVSSDGTGLYL, from the coding sequence ATGCTGCACGACCGCGTCCTCGTCCGCCAGGACGGTGGAGAGGGCGAACGCCGATCCACCGCGGGCATCGTGATCCCCGCGACCGCCTCGATGGGACGTCGGCTGTCCTGGGCGACCGCCGTGGGCGTGGGCCCGAACGTCCGCTCGATAGTCGTGGGCGACCGGGTGCTGTTCGACCCCGACGACAGGTCCGAGGTCGAACTGCACGGCAAGGGTTACGTCCTGCTGCGCGAGCGCGATGTGCACGCCGTCGCCGCGACCAGGGTCTCCTCCGACGGCACGGGCCTTTACCTCTAG
- a CDS encoding PrsW family intramembrane metalloprotease, with translation MADVSTPGSPDPQAATPVENRPENPETPETDAIEATDPVPPYPVTSDAMASAPIPGRRMGWRRWLPVTAVIALIASAAIGMLVFLGYSIGVTGLAIGLTAAILPVPLLASAFAWLDRYEPEPVKYLVFCFAWGAAVATAVALVVNTGAAWLFDKIGLPDALVAVLVAPFIEESMKFLGPLLLFWRRRAEWSGITDGIVYCGLSALGFAMVENVLYLGGHGYAAGADEYGPATGLQNVFLIFIVRILFTGFAHPLFTSMAGIGLGIAARSADRTTRWLAPIAGLLAAMILHGLFNLLPTLSAATGETLIMLYGYLGFMVPFFFAVVGFAIALRSWEGRLAERVLPLYVRTGWFAPPEVASLASLGRRHSARQWAKRVAGPAGHRAMKSFQFAATRLALLRDGMQRGLSHNPRDLAKAATEEQELLAAITGYRSVFAGRDPQTPPAWWDGQNYRITFPDGVVRAIAPPEEPVMPVPVTLAPPPPPPMYYPGYGQHYPGHGQPPAYPPFPQQGGGWPPS, from the coding sequence ATGGCCGACGTCTCGACGCCGGGGTCGCCCGACCCGCAGGCAGCGACCCCTGTAGAAAACCGGCCGGAAAATCCGGAAACTCCGGAAACCGACGCGATTGAGGCGACTGACCCGGTTCCGCCGTACCCGGTCACCAGCGACGCGATGGCGAGCGCCCCGATCCCCGGCCGGCGGATGGGCTGGCGACGCTGGCTGCCGGTCACCGCGGTGATCGCGCTGATCGCCTCAGCCGCGATCGGCATGCTGGTCTTCCTCGGCTACTCGATCGGCGTGACCGGTCTCGCCATCGGCCTGACCGCTGCGATCCTGCCCGTCCCGCTGCTGGCCAGCGCGTTCGCCTGGCTCGACCGCTACGAGCCGGAGCCGGTGAAGTACCTGGTCTTCTGCTTCGCCTGGGGCGCGGCGGTGGCGACCGCCGTGGCGCTCGTGGTGAACACCGGCGCGGCCTGGCTGTTCGACAAGATCGGGCTGCCGGACGCGCTGGTCGCCGTGCTGGTCGCGCCGTTCATCGAGGAGTCGATGAAGTTCCTCGGTCCGCTGCTGCTCTTCTGGCGGCGCCGCGCCGAGTGGTCCGGCATCACCGACGGCATCGTCTACTGCGGCCTCTCCGCGCTCGGCTTCGCCATGGTGGAGAACGTGCTCTACCTGGGCGGCCACGGGTACGCGGCGGGCGCCGACGAGTACGGCCCGGCCACCGGCCTGCAGAACGTCTTCCTGATCTTCATCGTGCGGATCCTGTTCACCGGCTTCGCGCACCCGCTCTTCACCTCGATGGCCGGTATCGGGCTCGGCATCGCCGCCCGCAGCGCCGACCGGACCACGCGGTGGCTCGCCCCGATCGCCGGCCTGCTCGCCGCGATGATCCTGCACGGGCTCTTCAACCTGCTGCCGACGCTCTCCGCGGCCACCGGCGAGACCCTGATCATGCTGTACGGCTACCTCGGCTTCATGGTGCCGTTCTTCTTCGCCGTCGTCGGCTTCGCGATCGCGCTGCGCAGCTGGGAGGGCCGGCTCGCCGAGCGGGTGCTCCCGCTCTACGTGCGGACCGGCTGGTTCGCGCCGCCGGAGGTGGCGTCGCTCGCCAGCCTCGGCCGCCGGCACTCGGCCCGGCAGTGGGCCAAACGGGTCGCCGGTCCGGCCGGCCACCGGGCCATGAAGAGCTTCCAGTTCGCCGCCACCCGGCTGGCGCTGCTGCGCGACGGGATGCAGCGCGGGCTCTCGCACAACCCGCGCGACCTGGCGAAGGCCGCGACCGAGGAGCAGGAGCTGCTCGCCGCGATCACCGGGTACCGCTCGGTCTTCGCCGGGCGCGACCCGCAGACGCCGCCGGCCTGGTGGGACGGGCAGAACTACCGGATCACGTTCCCGGACGGCGTGGTGCGGGCGATCGCGCCGCCGGAGGAGCCGGTCATGCCGGTCCCGGTGACGCTCGCACCGCCGCCACCGCCGCCCATGTACTACCCGGGCTACGGACAGCACTACCCAGGCCACGGACAGCCGCCTGCGTACCCGCCTTTCCCGCAGCAGGGCGGAGGCTGGCCGCCGAGCTAG
- a CDS encoding aromatic acid exporter family protein — translation MIAALARARAGLMLASQSGLAAGLAWFVAHDLLGRPVPFFAPIAAVITLGSSVGQRLRRTSELVIGVAVGIGIGDGIILLIGTGPVQIGIIVLLAVLIATAAGGGAPLIVQSASSAVLVATLTMTTGQPWTRFLDALVGGGIGLAVMSILLPLNPLTVVSRAADPALRAFSGGLHDAAEGLAAHDPAKVQAALDRLRAAEGTFDAFRSAITAARENVAFAPARWRSRGALAQYVEGAAQLTYSLRNVRVLIRRAQTALNDEEPIPGVLPVSVRHLGDAVDLLRQEWDRGVEPLAARERALRAVAESGKAYREGVGYSGGVVVAQVRTAVADLLRATGVEYAEATRQVRAAIGWSGRPHGTRKRQRPRRT, via the coding sequence ATGATCGCCGCTCTGGCCCGCGCCCGTGCGGGTCTGATGCTCGCGTCGCAGTCCGGGCTGGCGGCCGGTCTCGCCTGGTTCGTGGCCCACGACCTGCTCGGCCGTCCGGTGCCGTTCTTCGCACCGATCGCCGCGGTGATCACTCTCGGATCGTCGGTGGGTCAGCGGCTGCGGCGGACTTCCGAGCTGGTGATCGGCGTCGCGGTCGGCATCGGCATCGGGGACGGCATCATCCTGCTGATCGGAACCGGTCCGGTGCAGATCGGAATCATCGTGCTGCTCGCCGTGCTGATCGCGACCGCGGCGGGCGGCGGTGCACCGCTGATCGTTCAATCGGCCTCCTCAGCCGTGTTGGTCGCCACCCTCACCATGACCACCGGTCAGCCCTGGACGCGCTTCCTGGACGCTCTCGTGGGTGGCGGAATCGGTCTGGCAGTGATGAGCATCCTGCTCCCGCTGAACCCGCTCACCGTCGTCTCCCGGGCCGCTGATCCGGCGCTGCGGGCGTTCAGCGGCGGTCTGCACGACGCGGCCGAGGGACTGGCGGCTCACGACCCGGCCAAGGTTCAGGCGGCGCTGGACCGGCTGCGCGCGGCCGAGGGCACGTTCGACGCCTTCCGGTCGGCGATCACGGCGGCCCGGGAGAACGTGGCGTTCGCGCCGGCCCGCTGGCGATCCCGAGGGGCTCTGGCCCAGTACGTCGAGGGCGCCGCGCAGCTGACTTATTCGCTGCGCAACGTCCGCGTGCTGATTCGCCGGGCACAGACCGCGCTGAACGATGAGGAGCCGATCCCCGGGGTGCTTCCGGTCTCGGTCCGGCACCTCGGCGACGCCGTCGACCTGCTCCGCCAGGAGTGGGATCGGGGCGTCGAACCGCTCGCGGCCCGGGAACGGGCGCTGCGTGCGGTCGCCGAGTCGGGGAAGGCCTACCGGGAGGGCGTCGGGTACTCGGGCGGCGTGGTGGTGGCGCAGGTGCGCACCGCCGTGGCGGACCTGCTGCGGGCCACCGGCGTCGAGTACGCGGAGGCGACCCGGCAAGTCCGGGCCGCGATCGGGTGGAGCGGGCGGCCGCACGGAACCCGGAAGCGGCAGCGTCCGCGGCGAACCTGA
- a CDS encoding metal-dependent phosphohydrolase, translating to MTSLPDRFRTAARGAGATTSDADLDAAANYLLGRWNEPQRHYHDVTHLAAVLDVVDRFADLAPHPDRVRLAAWLHDAVYDPRALGDANERDSAEFAEGLLLSLGAPEEVASEVARLVGLTAGHATEEDDPDGELLCDADLSILAADEERYARYTSAIRREYAHVPDDAFRAGRTQVLTELLKLPSIYRHRAIRDAWEDRAQANLKAELEELA from the coding sequence GTGACATCTTTGCCCGATCGTTTCCGGACGGCGGCGCGCGGCGCCGGCGCCACCACGAGCGACGCCGACCTGGACGCCGCCGCGAACTACCTGCTCGGACGCTGGAACGAGCCGCAGCGCCACTACCACGACGTGACCCATCTCGCGGCCGTCCTCGACGTGGTCGACCGGTTCGCCGACCTGGCGCCGCACCCCGACCGGGTACGCCTCGCGGCCTGGCTGCACGACGCCGTCTACGACCCGCGGGCGCTCGGCGACGCCAACGAGCGGGACAGCGCCGAGTTCGCCGAAGGCCTGCTGCTGAGCCTCGGCGCCCCGGAGGAGGTCGCGTCCGAGGTGGCCCGGCTGGTCGGCCTCACCGCCGGGCACGCCACCGAGGAGGACGACCCGGACGGCGAACTGCTCTGCGACGCCGACCTGTCGATCCTCGCGGCCGACGAGGAGCGGTACGCCCGGTACACCAGCGCGATCCGCCGGGAGTACGCGCACGTGCCCGACGACGCGTTCCGGGCCGGCCGCACGCAGGTGCTGACCGAGCTGCTCAAACTGCCCTCGATCTACCGGCACCGGGCGATCCGCGACGCGTGGGAGGACCGGGCACAGGCGAACCTCAAGGCCGAGCTGGAAGAACTCGCTTAG
- a CDS encoding DUF4031 domain-containing protein: MILVDEPLWPGRGCLWSHLVSDVSFDELHAFAEMLGAPRKAFDRDHYDIPEFRFRPALWLGATLLPSRDLASRLRTAGLRRPKHLSPKRVLPARP, encoded by the coding sequence TTGATCCTCGTCGACGAGCCGCTCTGGCCGGGTCGCGGCTGCCTCTGGTCGCACCTGGTCAGCGACGTCTCCTTCGACGAGCTGCACGCGTTCGCGGAGATGCTGGGCGCGCCCAGGAAGGCGTTCGACCGGGACCACTACGACATCCCGGAGTTCCGCTTCCGCCCGGCGCTCTGGCTGGGCGCGACCCTGCTGCCGTCCCGGGATCTGGCCTCCCGGCTCCGGACGGCGGGACTGCGCCGCCCGAAGCATCTCTCGCCTAAGCGAGTTCTTCCAGCTCGGCCTTGA
- a CDS encoding glycerol-3-phosphate dehydrogenase/oxidase: MRDPSVSRNSAGRLSPIRRTADLRRLRDEQFDVLVVGGGVTGAGAAVDAASRGLKVALVEARDFAAGTSSRSSKLIHGGLRYLEQLELHLVHEALTERGLLATRLAPHLVRPVPIMVPLPSANIAQRAWQRGYYGLGVAAYDVFAGVFGAGRGMPLHRHLSRDGARHLFPSLRADKIAGAIRYFDGQVDDARLVVNLGRTAASLGAAVVTSARVTGFVREARQVVGVRVRDLESPGSEEFEVRAKTVVAATGVWSDDMSQMLRDVGLRPGMKVRASKGVHLVVPRSAITGEAGLILRTATSVLFVIPWGGHWIIGTTDTDWQLDRSHPAASARDIRYLLDQVNTVLDRPLTTDDIEGVYAGLRPLLSGEADSTSKLSREHAVVEPMLGLLMVAGGKYTTYRVMAADVIDRAVRRLGGPAQPSRTDQLPLLGADGYAAAWRDRQDLARRHGVTTGVVEHLLERYGTMTVHLLAMMAADPQLAVPLAGAPEYLAAEVAYAALAEGALHLDDVLTRRTRISFETTHRGTESAEHAAQIMGDALGWDATVRQKEIEHYLARVTAERQSQTMPDDATADAARIGVPDVRGLTADRRIELLEIDL, from the coding sequence GTGCGTGATCCCTCGGTATCCCGGAACTCGGCCGGTCGGCTCTCTCCCATCCGGCGGACGGCAGACCTGCGCCGGCTCCGTGACGAACAGTTCGACGTCCTGGTGGTCGGTGGCGGCGTCACCGGCGCCGGCGCCGCGGTGGACGCGGCCTCCCGGGGGCTCAAAGTCGCCCTGGTCGAGGCCCGCGACTTCGCGGCCGGCACGTCCAGCCGCTCCAGCAAGCTGATCCACGGCGGCCTGCGTTACCTGGAGCAGCTCGAGCTGCACCTGGTCCACGAGGCGCTGACCGAGCGCGGCCTGCTCGCCACCCGCCTCGCGCCGCACCTCGTGCGCCCGGTGCCGATCATGGTCCCGCTCCCGTCGGCGAACATCGCCCAGCGCGCCTGGCAGCGGGGCTACTACGGTCTGGGCGTCGCGGCGTACGACGTCTTCGCCGGTGTCTTCGGCGCGGGCCGGGGCATGCCGCTGCACCGTCACCTGAGCCGCGACGGCGCCCGGCACCTGTTCCCGAGCCTGCGCGCCGACAAGATCGCCGGGGCGATCCGCTACTTCGACGGCCAGGTCGACGACGCCCGTCTCGTGGTCAACCTCGGCCGGACCGCGGCCAGCCTCGGCGCGGCGGTGGTCACCAGCGCCCGGGTCACCGGGTTCGTCCGGGAGGCCCGCCAGGTGGTCGGCGTCCGGGTCCGTGACCTGGAGTCACCCGGTTCCGAGGAGTTCGAGGTCCGGGCCAAGACGGTTGTAGCGGCGACCGGCGTCTGGAGCGACGACATGTCGCAGATGCTGCGCGACGTCGGCCTGCGCCCCGGGATGAAGGTCCGCGCCTCGAAGGGCGTGCACCTCGTGGTGCCGCGCTCGGCGATCACCGGCGAGGCCGGCCTGATCCTGCGGACCGCCACGAGCGTGCTCTTCGTGATCCCGTGGGGCGGGCACTGGATCATCGGCACCACCGACACCGACTGGCAGCTCGACCGCTCGCACCCGGCGGCCTCGGCCCGCGACATCCGCTACCTGCTCGACCAGGTGAACACGGTGCTCGACCGCCCGCTCACCACCGACGACATCGAGGGCGTCTACGCCGGCCTGCGCCCGCTGCTCTCCGGCGAGGCCGACTCCACGTCGAAGCTGTCCCGCGAGCACGCCGTGGTCGAGCCGATGCTGGGCCTTCTCATGGTCGCCGGCGGGAAGTACACGACGTACCGGGTGATGGCGGCCGACGTGATCGACCGTGCGGTGCGCCGGCTCGGCGGGCCGGCGCAGCCCTCACGGACCGACCAGTTGCCGCTGCTCGGCGCGGACGGCTACGCCGCCGCCTGGCGCGACCGGCAGGACCTGGCCCGGCGGCACGGCGTCACCACGGGCGTGGTCGAGCACCTGCTGGAGCGGTACGGGACGATGACCGTGCACCTGCTGGCGATGATGGCCGCCGATCCGCAGCTGGCCGTCCCGCTCGCCGGAGCGCCGGAATACCTCGCCGCCGAGGTGGCCTACGCGGCGCTCGCCGAGGGCGCGCTGCACCTCGACGACGTGCTGACCCGGCGCACCCGCATCTCGTTCGAGACCACGCACCGCGGCACCGAGTCGGCCGAGCACGCCGCCCAGATCATGGGGGACGCGCTGGGCTGGGACGCCACCGTCCGGCAGAAGGAGATCGAGCACTACCTGGCCCGGGTGACCGCCGAGCGGCAGTCGCAGACCATGCCCGACGACGCGACCGCCGACGCGGCCCGGATCGGAGTGCCGGACGTGCGCGGGCTCACCGCCGACCGGCGGATCGAGCTGCTCGAGATCGATCTTTGA
- a CDS encoding Ig-like domain-containing protein: MRARCAGILLLVLALMVTTVPPARVAAAITSPFTTRFDVNANGSIMLRGNANLTCPINILTPTCGNARNGVGSTATEELNDNGYPMIFTDADGDPATFNDSTATIGMPAGSTVLFAGLYWGADPSAGSAVGTLLGAAAPSAADKNKVLLRTPAGSTWNPITATKLFTISATGPYQGFADVTALVAGAGNGVYSVANIQSGRGTDRYAGWTLVIAYANPAEDLRSLRVYDGFGSITSGSVSIPVTGFETPHSGTVNAEVGAVAYEGDLGKTGDALRLNGQTLSDGANPADNAFNSTVSDGGSIVGGRNPSHRNLFGVDIDQFDASGVLANAATSATLTMTTAGETYYPGVVTIAIDLYAPKIVTTMTATDVNGGTLVPGDVIEYRIAVRNDGKDIADGVTLADAIPVWTTYVPSSLIVAGSPVTDAADGDGGERSGGVAVFRLGSIPYLGTTYVTFRVTVDAAVPAGHAIANLVNVSYTGRTTSVAVASAGAASATPVLRPDSDRSATVSVTPPYVQRSSLPQIVSWTAIVRNAGPDLEPAAAAELTLPTGLTAGALPPGCSSTGQVITCPLGPLLPGHQASVTIPATAGSAAAANAVATLEASGTGRDTVSGNDTATATLVVNTPPDAVADNATTTNGAPVTIDVLANDTGGTATSIVTNPAHGAAVVEADGTITYTPVAGWTGTDTFTYEAADAYGGSDTATVTVTTANALPIANDDERNAPPATAVVIAVLANDTDPNNDPLTVISVSQPQAGAGTVTRVGPLLTYTPAVSFSGQAHFTYTIQDSHGGQATGNVRVDVANAAPTAADDAATTGFETGLLLDVLANDTDPNLGDVKILQSVGAPGTILGGLVRYQPPAGFSGTVTFPYAMRDGGGLTSSATVTVTVRNAPPVAADLSVAGPYGRRIDVDVLSHVTDANLPPDPLRVSGATNPAHGSTAVQPDGTIRYTPDTAFSGTDWFDYTVDDGHGGADTGRVTVTVANGLPVARPEAVTVQAGNPLVIDVLANDDPDPNGDPLTMTITGPPAHGTAAIGPGRKITYTPGAGYRGADLFGYTLSDGLGSSTAAVTIGVVNSAPVARADAVTTDTGAAVTIDPLANDDDPNGDPLTLAGTTTAAHGTVVRNSDDTFTYTPAAGFYGTDTVGYTIEDPDQLTDSAVITITVRNAAPIATDDFFVAHPQVTTDLDVLANDTDPNTGQLLSVASAGSAGKGTVVLAADGTLTYRSAAGRTGQDTFTYVVTDDLGRTDIGLVTITINGPPVAVPDSIATASATAVVIPVTANDTDPESGALTVVSVSTPANGSASVQAGQTVLYTPLPSFAGTEIFSYVVRDPAGNTATGTITVLVASPPPIIVPPSTTPPATTPATTPPATTPATTPPTTTPPATTPPTTTPPVTTTPATTPPTTAPPATTPPTTTPPATPPPTTIAPTTTAPATTAPTIPPTTTVPVTSPPIAPTSVAPPVVPDRAAVTKPGERVAVPLPGTDHQGRPVTVTDVGSPEHGTVVLNADGTVTYTPDPGFTGTDTFTYTVVDANGNVAQATVTIEVGSPASPSPSGSPTPPPSPVPSPPPPAPPEAPLPITGRNVVTLIRFGALTVLTGMALQWAAKRAAR, from the coding sequence GTGCGGGCACGCTGCGCCGGGATCCTCCTGCTCGTCCTGGCCCTGATGGTGACGACCGTGCCACCGGCCCGGGTCGCGGCGGCCATCACCAGCCCGTTCACCACCCGGTTCGACGTGAACGCCAACGGCTCGATCATGCTGCGCGGCAACGCGAACCTGACCTGCCCGATCAACATCCTCACGCCGACCTGCGGTAATGCCCGGAACGGCGTCGGCTCGACGGCCACCGAGGAGTTGAACGACAACGGCTACCCGATGATCTTCACGGACGCGGACGGCGACCCGGCCACGTTCAACGACAGCACCGCGACGATCGGCATGCCGGCCGGCAGCACGGTGCTCTTCGCCGGGCTCTACTGGGGCGCCGACCCGAGCGCCGGCAGCGCGGTGGGCACTCTCCTCGGGGCGGCGGCGCCCTCCGCCGCGGACAAGAACAAGGTCCTTCTTCGTACGCCGGCAGGTTCCACGTGGAACCCGATCACGGCGACGAAGCTGTTCACGATCAGCGCGACCGGGCCGTACCAGGGTTTCGCCGACGTCACCGCCCTGGTCGCCGGGGCCGGCAACGGCGTCTACTCGGTGGCGAACATCCAGTCCGGGCGGGGCACCGACCGGTACGCCGGCTGGACCCTGGTGATCGCCTACGCCAACCCGGCCGAGGACCTGCGCAGCCTGCGGGTCTACGACGGGTTCGGCTCGATCACCTCGGGCAGCGTGTCGATCCCGGTGACCGGTTTCGAGACTCCGCACAGCGGGACCGTGAACGCCGAGGTGGGCGCTGTCGCGTACGAGGGTGACCTGGGCAAGACCGGCGACGCCCTGCGGCTCAACGGCCAGACGCTCAGCGACGGGGCGAACCCGGCCGACAACGCCTTCAACAGCACGGTCAGCGACGGCGGGTCGATCGTCGGCGGCCGGAATCCGAGCCACCGGAACCTGTTCGGCGTCGACATCGACCAGTTCGACGCGTCAGGGGTCCTCGCCAACGCCGCGACCAGCGCCACCCTGACGATGACCACGGCCGGCGAGACCTACTACCCGGGTGTCGTCACCATCGCGATCGACCTGTACGCCCCCAAGATCGTCACGACCATGACGGCGACCGACGTGAACGGCGGCACGCTGGTGCCGGGCGACGTGATCGAGTACCGGATCGCGGTGCGCAACGACGGGAAGGACATCGCCGACGGGGTGACCCTCGCCGACGCGATCCCGGTCTGGACCACGTACGTCCCCTCGTCCTTGATAGTCGCGGGCTCGCCCGTCACCGACGCGGCCGACGGCGACGGCGGCGAGCGGTCCGGCGGCGTCGCCGTGTTCCGGCTCGGCAGCATCCCCTATCTGGGCACCACCTACGTCACCTTCCGGGTCACCGTCGACGCCGCCGTCCCGGCCGGGCACGCCATCGCCAACCTGGTGAACGTCAGCTACACCGGCCGGACCACGAGCGTCGCCGTCGCCTCGGCCGGCGCGGCCTCCGCCACCCCGGTCCTCCGGCCCGACTCCGACAGGTCGGCCACGGTGAGCGTGACTCCGCCGTACGTCCAGCGCTCCTCCCTCCCGCAGATCGTGAGCTGGACCGCCATCGTCCGCAACGCCGGGCCCGACCTGGAACCGGCCGCCGCCGCCGAACTCACCCTGCCCACCGGCCTGACCGCGGGCGCCCTGCCGCCGGGCTGCTCCTCCACCGGGCAGGTGATCACCTGCCCGCTCGGCCCGCTGCTCCCCGGCCACCAGGCGAGCGTCACGATCCCGGCCACCGCCGGCTCAGCGGCCGCCGCGAACGCGGTGGCGACCCTCGAAGCCTCCGGCACCGGGCGGGACACCGTGAGCGGCAACGACACGGCCACCGCCACGCTCGTGGTGAACACGCCGCCGGACGCGGTCGCCGACAACGCCACCACGACGAACGGCGCTCCGGTGACGATCGACGTGCTGGCGAACGACACCGGCGGCACCGCGACCTCGATCGTCACGAACCCCGCGCACGGCGCCGCCGTCGTCGAAGCCGATGGGACGATCACCTACACCCCGGTCGCCGGCTGGACCGGGACGGACACGTTCACCTACGAGGCGGCCGACGCCTACGGCGGATCCGACACCGCCACGGTCACCGTGACCACCGCGAACGCGCTGCCGATCGCGAACGACGACGAGCGCAACGCCCCACCCGCGACGGCTGTCGTCATCGCGGTGCTGGCGAACGACACCGACCCGAACAACGACCCCCTCACGGTGATCTCCGTCAGCCAGCCGCAGGCCGGCGCCGGCACGGTGACCAGGGTGGGGCCGCTGCTCACCTACACGCCGGCCGTCTCGTTCAGCGGTCAGGCGCACTTCACCTACACGATCCAGGACAGCCACGGAGGGCAGGCGACCGGCAACGTCCGGGTGGACGTGGCGAACGCCGCTCCGACCGCCGCCGACGACGCGGCCACCACCGGGTTCGAGACCGGGCTGCTGCTCGACGTGCTCGCCAACGACACCGACCCCAACCTGGGCGACGTGAAGATCCTCCAGTCGGTCGGGGCGCCCGGGACGATCCTGGGCGGTCTGGTCCGCTATCAGCCTCCGGCCGGCTTCTCCGGGACCGTGACCTTTCCGTACGCGATGCGCGACGGCGGCGGGCTGACCTCCTCGGCGACGGTCACCGTGACGGTCCGGAACGCGCCGCCGGTCGCTGCCGACCTCTCCGTCGCCGGTCCGTACGGCCGGCGGATCGACGTCGACGTGCTCAGCCACGTCACCGACGCCAACCTGCCGCCCGATCCGCTGCGGGTGAGCGGCGCGACGAACCCGGCCCACGGCTCCACCGCCGTCCAGCCGGACGGGACGATCCGCTACACCCCGGACACCGCCTTCTCCGGCACGGACTGGTTCGACTACACGGTCGACGACGGGCACGGCGGCGCCGACACCGGACGGGTCACCGTGACGGTGGCGAACGGCCTGCCGGTGGCCCGGCCCGAAGCGGTCACCGTACAGGCCGGGAATCCGCTGGTCATCGACGTGCTGGCGAACGACGACCCGGACCCGAACGGCGACCCGCTGACCATGACGATCACCGGGCCGCCGGCACACGGCACCGCGGCGATCGGGCCGGGCCGGAAGATCACCTACACGCCCGGCGCCGGGTACCGGGGCGCCGACCTCTTCGGCTACACGCTCAGTGACGGCCTCGGCTCGTCCACCGCCGCCGTGACGATCGGCGTGGTCAACTCGGCGCCGGTGGCCCGGGCGGACGCGGTCACCACCGACACCGGCGCCGCCGTCACGATCGATCCGCTGGCGAACGACGACGATCCCAACGGAGACCCGCTCACGCTGGCGGGGACCACCACGGCGGCACACGGCACGGTGGTCCGGAACTCGGACGACACGTTCACCTACACCCCGGCGGCCGGGTTCTACGGCACCGACACCGTCGGGTACACCATCGAGGATCCGGATCAGCTCACCGACTCGGCGGTCATCACGATCACCGTACGCAACGCCGCCCCGATCGCCACCGACGACTTCTTCGTGGCCCACCCCCAGGTCACGACCGATCTGGACGTGCTCGCCAACGACACCGACCCGAACACCGGGCAGCTGCTGAGCGTCGCCTCGGCCGGCAGCGCGGGCAAGGGGACCGTCGTGCTGGCCGCGGACGGGACGCTCACCTACCGGTCGGCGGCCGGTCGCACCGGGCAGGACACGTTCACCTATGTGGTCACCGACGATCTCGGGCGTACCGACATCGGCCTGGTCACCATCACGATCAACGGTCCGCCGGTCGCCGTCCCGGATTCGATCGCGACGGCCTCGGCGACGGCGGTGGTGATCCCGGTGACCGCCAACGACACCGATCCGGAGTCCGGGGCCCTGACCGTCGTCTCGGTGAGCACGCCCGCGAACGGCAGCGCGTCGGTGCAGGCGGGTCAGACGGTCCTCTACACGCCGCTGCCGTCATTCGCCGGGACCGAGATCTTCTCGTACGTCGTCCGCGACCCGGCAGGCAACACCGCCACGGGAACGATAACCGTGCTCGTGGCATCCCCGCCGCCGATCATCGTCCCGCCCTCGACGACTCCACCGGCAACGACGCCGGCAACCACGCCACCAGCAACGACTCCGGCGACCACGCCACCGACGACCACACCGCCGGCGACCACACCACCGACGACCACTCCGCCGGTGACGACGACTCCGGCAACCACGCCACCGACAACCGCGCCACCGGCGACCACGCCACCCACGACGACTCCGCCGGCGACCCCTCCGCCGACGACAATTGCGCCCACTACGACCGCGCCCGCCACGACCGCGCCGACGATCCCGCCCACGACTACCGTGCCGGTCACTTCCCCGCCGATCGCTCCGACCAGCGTGGCTCCGCCAGTGGTCCCGGACAGGGCCGCCGTCACCAAGCCCGGCGAGCGAGTGGCCGTCCCGCTACCCGGCACCGATCACCAGGGCAGGCCGGTCACCGTGACCGACGTGGGTTCCCCCGAACACGGCACCGTCGTCCTCAACGCCGACGGAACCGTCACCTACACCCCGGATCCGGGCTTCACCGGCACCGACACGTTCACCTACACGGTCGTCGACGCGAACGGCAACGTAGCCCAGGCGACCGTGACCATCGAGGTCGGCTCGCCCGCATCCCCGAGCCCCAGCGGCTCGCCGACGCCACCACCCTCGCCGGTGCCGTCACCGCCGCCCCCGGCGCCGCCGGAAGCGCCTCTCCCGATCACCGGCCGCAACGTCGTCACCCTGATCCGCTTCGGCGCGCTCACCGTCCTGACCGGCATGGCCCTGCAATGGGCAGCGAAAAGGGCGGCCCGCTGA